The following coding sequences are from one Lolium rigidum isolate FL_2022 chromosome 6, APGP_CSIRO_Lrig_0.1, whole genome shotgun sequence window:
- the LOC124665629 gene encoding triose phosphate/phosphate translocator TPT, chloroplastic-like produces MPALGTLSAGGASAGVAGLLRLRRGPAVASPLPAAARAGAVHDGGQLVWGRQLRPNLLLPAGLLPSQPSKRLPLRPPAASASDPAPAGDTKSVGLLEKYPAITTGFFFFMWYFLNVIFNILNKKIYNYFPYPYFVSVIHLLVGVVYCLISWAVGLPKRAPINSTLLKLLFPVALCHALGHVTSNVSFATVAVSFAHTIKALEPFFNAAATQFVLGQTVPLSLWLSLAPVVLGVSMASLTELSFNWKGFINAMISNISFTYRSIYSKKAMTDMDSTNVYAYISIIALIVCIPPAIIIEGPQLMQYGLNDAIAKVGMTKFVSDLFLVGLFYHLYNQLATNTLERVAPLTHAVGNVLKRVFVIGFSIIIFGNKITTQTGIGTVVAIAGVATYSYIKAKIEEEKRAKSA; encoded by the exons ATGCCGGCGCTCGGGACGCTCTCCGCCGGCGGCGCGTCCGCCGGCGTCGCGGGcctgctccgcctccgccgcggccCGGCCGTCGCCTCGCCGCtgccggccgccgcgcgcgccggcgCCGTGCACGACGGCGGCCAGCTCGTCTGGGGCCGCCAGCTCCGCCCCAACCTCCTCCTCCCCGCCGGCCTGCTCCCGTCCCAGCCCTCCAAGAGGCTGCCGCTccgcccgcccgccgcctccgcctccgaccCCGCCCCCGCCGG GGACACCAAGTCAGTAGGGCTCCTGGAGAAGTACCCTGCAATCACCaccggattcttcttcttcatgtg GTACTTCCTCAACGTCATCTTCAACATCCTCAACAAGAAGATCTACAACTACTTCCCCTACCCATA CTTCGTGTCGGTGATCCATCTGCTCGTGGGTGTCGTGTACTGCCTCATCAGCTGGGCCGTCGGTCTCCCGAAGCGTGCG CCTATCAATTCTACGCTCCTGAAGCTGCTCTTCCCGGTGGCTTTGTGCCATGCTCTTGGTCATGTCACAAGCAACGTGTCCTTTGCTACAGTTGCAGTCTCATTTGCCCACACTATTAAAG CTTTGGAGCCCTTCTTCAATGCAGCTGCTACCCAGTTTGTCCTTGGGCAGACAGTTCCCTTGTCTCTCTGGCTATCTCTTGCCCCCGTTGTGCTTG GTGTTTCAATGGCATCCCTCACCGAACTTTCATTTAACTGGAAGGGTTTCATTAATGCCATGATCTCTAACATCTCCTTCACTTACCGAAGCATTTATTCCAAGAAAGCCATG acCGACATGGATAGCACCAACGTGTATGCTTACATCTCAATAATTGCTCTTATCGTCTGCATACCACCAGCAATTATT ATTGAAGGACCCCAACTTATGCAGTATGGATTAAATGATGCAATTGCAAAAGTAGGAATGACAAAATTTGTTTCAGACCTTTTCCTGGTCGGACtgttctaccatctctacaaCCAG CTTGCTACAAACACATTGGAGCGGGTGGCCCCTCTGACGCATGCTGTCGGTAATGTGTTGAAAAGGGTGTTCGTCATTGGTTTCTCGATCATCATCTTTG GCAACAAAATTACCACACAGACTGGTATCGGGACGGTCGTTGCAATAGCTGGTGTTGCCACCTACTCATACATCAAGGCTAAGATCGAGGAGGAGAAAAGG GCGAAGAGCGCTTGA
- the LOC124661505 gene encoding dnaJ homolog subfamily B member 1-like, protein MGVDYYKVLGVDRGASDDDLKKAYRKLAMRWHPDKNPTNKKDAEAKFKQISEAYEVLSDSQKRTLYDQLGEEGLKGQPPPGAGGPGASPFYPGGAHSTSFHFNPRSADDIFAEFFGFSGPFSSMGGMGGMGGMSGGTGGMRGDPRSYGSMFGNEFLSSQFGAQSSASSMPRPSHKPASIENRLPVTLADLYKGVAKKMKISREVIEATGRVSQVEEILTIDVKPGWKKGTKITFPEKGNEAPNMIPADIVFIIEEKPHDVFTREGNDLVVTEKISLVEALTGYTVRVATLDGRILSVPVSSVIHPSYEEVIPGEGMPIPKEPNKKGNLRVKFSIKFPSRLTSDQKAGIKRLLGS, encoded by the exons atgggGGTCGACTACTACAAGGTCCTCGGCGTCGACCGCGGCGCCAGcgacgacgacctcaagaaggcaTACCGGAAGCTCGCCATGCGCTGGCACCCGGACAAGAACCCCACCAACAAGAAGGACGCGGAGGCAAAGTTCAAGCAGATCTCCGAGGCATACGAG GTCCTTAGCGATTCCCAGAAACGCACATTATATGACCAGCTTGGTGAAGAAGGGTTGAAGGGACAGCCTCCCCCAGGTGCGGGAGGTCCTGGTGCATCTCCCTTTTACCCAGGTGGTGCCCATTCCACCTCGTTTCACTTCAATCCAAGGAGTGCAGATGATATATTTGCCGAGTTCTTCGGATTCTCTGGGCCATTTTCAAGCATGGGTGGTATGGGTGGCATGGGTGGCATGTCGGGTGGCACTGGCGGCATGAGAGGGGACCCTAGATCCTACGGGTCAATGTTTGGCAATGAGTTCCTCTCCTCGCAATTTGGTGCGCAGAGTTCTGCAAGTAGTATGCCGCGcccatcacacaagcctgcatccatTGAGAATCGGCTTCCAGTTACCCTTGCTGATTTGTACAAGGGTGTAGCCAAAAAGATGAAAATATCAAGAGAGGTCATAGAGGCCACCGG GAGAGTCTCACAAGTAGAAGAAATTCTGACTATAGATGTAAAGCCCGGTTGGAAGAAGGGGACAAAGATCACCTTTCCTGAGAAGGGAAATGAAGCTCCAAACATGATACCTGCTGATATTGTTTTCATCATTGAAGAGAAGCCCCATGACGTTTTCACTAGGGAAGGAAATGATCTCGTCGTGACAGAGAAGATCTCTTTGGTTGAAGCACTGACTGGATATACTGTGCGTGTTGCTACGCTTGATGGGCGTATTCTGTCTGTACCCGTTAGCTCAGTGATCCATCCTAGCTATGAAGAGGTGATCCCTGGAGAGGGCATGCCAATACCCAAGGAGCCGAATAAGAAGGGAAACCTGCGGGTTAAGTTCAGTATCAAGTTCCCTTCCAGGCTAACGTCTGACCAAAAGGCTGGGATCAAAAGGCTTTTGGGTTCTTAG